The sequence AATTATCAAAATATTATAGAAATAGGGGCTTGGCCGCAAAAACAGAAATTATTTTTGAAATCTTCGGATTTGGATGAGGATATGTGATGTGAGGGCGATGGCGATGATGAATGTAACCAATACTACGATTCCTGAGAGTATCCACCCAGCCTCATTTGGATCGTAAAGGCCGCTCCTCAAGACTCTTATATGAACCTGATTCTCAACCTCCAATCTCTCTCCATCCCAATATGATCCTGCTTTAATAATGTATTCTCCGGCCTTACTTGTTGTCCAAGTGACCGTGTTTTGTAAGTCACTGTTTGTATTCCACTGCCAGGTGCTGACAGCTTCATCGGTTGGGTCTAATATTTCTAGGCGTATCTGATGAAGGTGGATGACGTCTACTTCGACGCAGCCAGGGTTTAGGTGGGTAAAGTCGACCTTTACCTTTACGTTCTCCCCCAACAAATATTCGTTCTCGTCTGTCCTGACCGATATGGCTCGACATTTCGCTGGACCTTTCGAGATCTCAAGGTCGAAGTCTATATTTCTTGTGTCACCTTCATATTTTACTGCTGTGAACCATGCTTCACCGTCGAAGAGTCTCTGGATTTTCAGGTCTATGGTCGCCAGATCTTCTTTTGATAGTTTGAACTGAACATTCTGGTTGCTTGGAAGGTATTTTGCAATCTGCATCTTGGCCGGGATATTGTTCTCGTTCAAGGGTTCTGGGGTTATCAGGTAGAGGTTGATTCTTATCGGTCCTTTTGTAGTGGCGGATATTTTCATGGGGTAGTAAAGTGTTTCAGACTTGAATTCGTAGGCGATGGGTTCGATGCTTCTTTTTGTCGAAGGTATATCGACGAGGTCTAGAACCCAATAGTTGAATCCTCGCATCAAGTAATCCTTAAGGATCGCGTATGTTCCCTCACTGACTGGTGGAATATGTGATATGCCCATCTTGATCGTGTAGTCGGTTATGAATCTGCTCAGCTCCTCAGTTGAGGTTGCTTTCAGAACGGTGATGTCGTGGGGTCCAATTTTTTCATGGAATATTATCTCCAACCCACCCTTATATTCAGGGGATATTGTTCTCGGCATCTTCCTCATCATTAATATCTGTATTTCTTCGAAAATTTTGAGGTCCACCACCTCAACATTCGGCTTCGATGTGAGTGGCATCAACTCAAGAACCTTAGTCTCGAGACTCGCATAGAGGTCTGTTGAGAGGATGAGCCTTTCAACTTCGCCGTTCCAAGCTATGATGGCCTTCTGTCCAGGACCGTAAACGTCAACATTCATAATCGGGATGGTTCCCCTGTCAGCATAGACCTGAGAAACACAGTTCAGCAGGATTATTGGTAGGGCGATAAGCGCTATGGCTAACCTCATCGATGCCACCCTCTCACATTGTATTTTGGTGGGGAGTCTATATAAAATTCTAGAGATTGAAACATCATGTTTCAAGATAGCTTTTCTCGAAGATGTATTAAGATGGGCTCCTCAATGTATCGCGAAGCTTAATTAAATTGTTAAGCCAGTATTAAGTTGGGCCGATCACTTGGATATAGTTAATGTGTTAAATGATTCTTTGCATGCGATGAGGCAGGCAGAATCATTGAATGTTGTTGACCATGTCGCATTATCTGCTTTGAGGTGGGAGGTTTACCGTTGCCTTCAGGACATTTTGGACGCTATGGCCATGATTGTGGCAGATATGGGTTTGAGAAAGCCCAGCACCTACGTCGGTTTAGCGGAGACTATGCTTGATGGTATGGTTATAGACGTGTCTAAAGCTGAGATTGCAAAGAGAATCGTCGTTGCCAGAAATATCTTGGCGCACGCATACCGCAAGCTGTCGAAGAAGGATTTAGAGAGTGTGGTTAAAGATGTTTTGCCCAGCGCCAAGATCTTGGTTGAGACTCTTCTAAGTTACGTTGAGTCGAATCGCTTGGATCCCCCATCTTCCATAACAGACCCCGCCTCAACAGTCTTTAAAGAGCATAGGGTGAAGTTGGCCTACTTCTTTGGTAGCAGGTCCAGGGGAGTCTTCAGACTTGATAGCGACTACGACTACGCTGTTTTATTTGGTCGAGACGCTAACATGCTTGACGAGATTGATCTCACAATGGATTTAGCGGAGATGTTGAGGGTTCCAGTAGACTCGGTGAATGTTGTTGCATTAGACTTTGCAGATCTAAGCATCATATACAGAGTCCTTAAAGAGGGGAGACTCTTATACTGTGAGGATGAAGGCTTCAAGAGGAATTGGGAGAGGAGGACTCTCTTGGAAATTCTAGACAGCGGAGACCTCAGAGACCTGCTCAGATCTCGTTAAGATACGTTAAGAGAATCGTAAAGGAATAAGAGTTGCCGGCCATATAGGTAGCTAAACAAAGATGTACATGAGTAGGACGACTTGAAAGGTGGATTGTTGGCGCAACTTGCCAGGAGGTAGATTATGGGAAATCGTTGCGGACACTTTTCATTACCTTGACGTCAATTCTGACATGAACCAATTTTTACGATTTGAAACATGTTCTGTATCTTCAGATTTGAATAAGAATCTGTGATAGAAGTGTAATAATGATGATGCTGAGAAATACTGAAACTATTGGGAGGAGTAATCGAATATCATTCAAATCGGTCAGGCCACTCCTCAAAACTCTTATGTAGGTCCAACCTTCAACTTTCAACCTCTCCCCATTCCAGTAGGAACCTGACATAACAATATAGTTTTTCAACCGTGTTAGCCTAACTTTGGTAACATTAAATATGATCAAGGTGATAAGTAACGACACTTGTTAAGACCAGAAGAGTTGGCGGGTCCTCAGTGATAACTCTCCCAAAGGAGCTTGTTGAAGGAAAGAAGATCAGGGAAGGAGAAATTCTAGAGATAAATGTCAAAAAAAGTCAGGATAGACGGCTTCAGGGTCTTCAGAGGTATGAGATCATTCACTGTTGAAGATGAGATGGAGATCCATGAATGAGAATTACATCATAGACACTTACGCTTGGATTGAATACATTATCGGAAACATCGCAGGTGTTAAGGTCAAATTCGTCTTGGAGGATGAGGACAATGAGATATAAACATGCGCGGCGACGGTTGCGGGGTCATAAGTAAGGCTCAGGGAAGGAAGAGACTCTGAGACTGCCTACAATACCCCCTTGAGCAACTCATACATAATCGATGTTAACAGGGAGCTGTCAGAGACCGCTGGAATATTCCATGCAAAATTACGGGAAACCATAAAGGACTTCGGTCTCTCCGACGCTTACGCCCTAGCCTCATCGAAAAATTGAATGCAAAGACCCTGACTGGAGACAGCCATCTCAAAGACACAAAAGGAGCCATATTTCTGTTTATCATACATTAAACAGAAGATGGAGCTGTTGCAGCTTACTTCTATTCGAGAGAATATACTTCCCCCTATCCTGAAAGTAGGCTGGTCAACTCCAACACCAACGCCAACATCGACACCGAGGCCTTTAGGCGGCACCGTCATGTCTGCAAACAAGCTTGAGATAGTAACCCATTACATAGCGCTATCGGGGCTGGTTATAGTGTTATCGACGGTTGTGGTGGTTAAGAGAAGGAAATAATAGCTTTCATGGAGCTTCTCGCGACTCTACCCTCAACCGTTTCACTTGACACAGCCACCGATGTAGCCTGTGGAGTATTGTAAGGTTTATGTGAATGCATCAGAATGTGACTCGGGGTTTGGGGAGGCTCAAATTCCACACGTATTGTTTGTTGTGGTTTAAATTTGAGAGGGAGCTGAATTCCGGTTTCAAATGGACTGCAGATGTTCTATTCAACCTTAGGTCCACCATTAACCGCTACTCTCCACCCAGCCTCATCTCTTGTTAACCCGTACTCCTTTACACATTTATCGTAAGTCGTTTTGAGAGTGGCGTAGAATCCATCATCAAATACTGGCTTGCCTTCTGAGACTATATCGTAGGCTAGGAACCGCTGATTCTCAAGATAACGTAGAAACTCTTCTGGATAGAAGCCTATAGCCCTGATCTTTGGAGTCCTGTTGAGTCCTGCTAGGGTCCTCCTGGATAACTCGTCTTCAGGTAGGTTCTGGGCTATCACGCAGACATCTATGTCGCTGCTCTCAGTAAAGTCTCCTCTAACATAGGAACCAAAGACTATCACACATCTAGGATTCAAATGTTGAATGTCCTTCAAGAAAGAGTTGAGGAGCTTATCGGCCTCTCTTCGCAGCCTCTCTCTCGGCAACAATGCCTTCCGCCTCTCTAAATATCTCTCGCGCATATTGCAGTGCCTCCTCAGCTTGACTCTTAGTGTAATGCTCCATCGCTGAACCGCTGAAGAATGTGTTTGCATATCTTGTTGGGATGTAGTATTGGTCGAGCTTCTTGACGGCGTCCTGGAACCTCTTCAGTTCTTCACTATATTTCACCAGTTCACTCAACAATTCAGATAGGTCGTGTCCCCTCCTTTCAAGTCCGAGAGAGTTCAACGCCGCCTTCAAGGCTAACTCTGCAGACTGTTGGCAGTTGAAACAGACCTTAGCCCACCTTCCAGTCTTGTATAGGTCTTCAGCAGCCCCTAAGAAGTCTTCAGCATCTTTCAGAAGGTCTAGAGATCTCTCCATCAGGATCCCTTAAGTATTGAAGAGGGGCACCGTTTAATAAACTACTTTCTCTAAGAGATGAAGATTAGGCCTCCATATATTCATTCTATCCTAAACGCTTTATTCAGATGCAGACATTGAGATAGCGGAATGGGGTAAGATTTATGTGGTTGCATCAGAAATCTGTGCCTTACAAAAGGGAGAGTAAAAGAGAGGAGTTCAAGGTGCGTTATTCACATTATCTCAGGGTCCTTGCGGTAATTTCTATTCTAAGCTTTATCCTATGTAATGTCCCTGTTGTTCAAGGGGGACGCATCGAGAGCACAGTAGATCCCGCAAGAAACACTATCCATATGCGGATGAATTATAGTGCGGATTGTAGGAATCTGAACGTTAGTGGGAAGCAGTTGCTTGAACAGTTGAGTTACCACTTCCAGGCAAGGCAAAAGAGTCAAGGCTTGATTCAACAGGCAAGGCTCACATTTACAAATCGACTCAGAGAGTCCCTAGGAGATAATATCAACGTCAGTGGCTTCAACATGACTTACTGCTACATGGCGGAGAACCATACTTTCAAATTGACTGTTGACATGAACATCACCGGGCCTGTAAGCTTCAATGGCTCTGTTTATCTTGTGAGGGCTCACTGGAGATGGGTGAATGTTTCTGGAGATTACGAGTTTGAGAACATGTTCTGCTCCTGTGGCAAATATCGATTCAACTTTGCGAAGATGTTGGGGCTAGACCTCTCCAGATTCAACACTCCTTTAGAAAAGTGGAATAGAACCAGAAGTCAGACTCGGAACATGACTATCTACTCCCTCACGATCCCAGCGTATAACGTGACCACCCCATATGGAAGGATCGTGATAGATCCAACTCAAGTAATAGAGACCCCTGGAGAAACCTATGCTGCAGGAGACCTCATACAGCTTGGCTCCGTTCCAATACCTGAATTTGGAGGCACTACGAGGTTGGCATCCATACTTACCATCATTCTGACTCTCACGATCGCATTGAGAATGATATACGCAAGGTTGGAAAATAGTCATCGTTTCTTATCATATCCAAGTGAATTATAAGGGCGCAGAGGTAACACTGCCAAGCTGGGGAACTGTTCAGGAGACCCCAGAAGATGATTCTGCGGCGAGTCTAAGGCTGTCGGTCAATTGTTATGTCCGCCAGCAAGCTTAAAATCCTAGCATTGGCGGGGCGTCACAGCAATATCAGCGGTTATAATGATCAAGAAGAGAAGGTAGACCTAACTCCTCTTCAACCAACCTCTTCCATGAGTCTCTGAATGCATGACAAACTTTATTAGCGTACCGCAGATAAAATAACTTGAGATATGGTTGCCGATGACTTCTGGTAAGTTATCGCTAGCTGCGCTATTGATTGTCGTCATCCTATCAACTGTCTCCCCACTCCCACTAAAGGAAGCTAAAGCAGTTCTTGCAGACAAGATATATGGTGATCCGAGTGATGGACATATAGATAGTTCAGGGTTGGTTGATGATAGTGTGAATTTCTATGGCATCGGGGATGACAATATGAACCGCTACATTCGCGGTTTTGTGAAATTCAGTCTGTCAGGCATATCGGGGAAGTTATCAACAGCAACTTTGAACCTATATGTATTGGGCAGTTGGAAAGACAGCTCTGACGATTATATCAGTCCCCTTACGAATCCAGACCTTGGAGATTTCCTGGTTATACACATAGCAGACTATGGTAGTACATTAGACTTCGGAGACTTTAATGCTCCATCCATAGGGAACGATCCAGGCGTCTTGATCAGCAGTACCGCAACACCCAATGTTGGTTACGTCTCCATCGATGTCAAGGCAGCTATGCAGGATGACATAGACAACAATAGAGCATGGAGCACATTCATGATCAAGCTTGCCATAGATACTGACAATGATGGTAAATGGGACAGATGGGTTCTTAGTTCGGTTGACCAAACAGGCACGGCTCAAGATCCATTTATCGAGTACACATTGCAGGCACCGGCTCCAACACCTAGGCCTGTCGGCGGAGTCGTATTGTCAACCAACAAGCTTGAGATAGTAACGCCTTACATAGCACTAGCAGGACTGGTCATAGCGGTATCTGCAGTACTTGTTAAGAAGAGAAGATACTGACCTATCCCCAATTTTTACTCTTATCCCTCCTAATTTCTCATGCTGCATTTAATGAAAAATATCTTTGAGCAGACACATGCAATCAAATATTCGGACTTCGCTAGATAGCCTAACATATTGAGAAAAGATCCTTGGAGTACGGATATTCTGAAATTGTCTTTTATATCCAGGTCCTCGATATTCCTCTGATCTCGTCAAAGTGTTCATCGCCAGATAATATTTTTCCCTTCCTTGCCTGGGCTATGGAGGCTAATATGCAGTCTCCAATTGGAATGTTTGGGTGGCGGCATTTCAGCAGCACTGCCTCCTTGGCTATCTCACTAGTAAGGTCAGCTATCAGGAGGCCGCTTCTAATAAGGGATAGGTATCTGACCTTTACCTCTTATATTTCAGGCTTCTCGCAGACATAACGTATAGTCTCTGCAATAACTATTGTAGGCAGAGTGCCAATTCTTTTCTCCAATAAATGCTTTAGATGCTTGGAGGTTTTCAGTCCGACGTCCTCTTTGTCATAGAAGAAATACTCTAGGAGGAAGCGTGAATCTATGACTTCCATGCTCCTCTAGTACTCTCTCCTCATCCTCTCTATCATCTTCTTAGCCTCCTCCACGGTGCCGTACCCTGAATCGACACCGGTGAGGTCGAGCAAGTCAGGTATACGGCAAACCAATAGTTTCCACTCAACCTCTTCAATCAACAGTTTGTCGCCTTCCTTGATTCCAAGTTTTTCACGGTACTCTGAGGGGAGAGTTATTCGGCCTCTCCTTGTAACCTTCACAATAAAACCCATCGCTGATCGACTGCTAAAAATCACATCCTATTATGTGAGTAATCTCCTACATTTTACATCTTTTCCTTTCATTCTTGTAGGCTTGACATCGGAATTATATTTTCTTCCGATATAGCACCATTCTAATCTTACACTCTTGTAGTGGGCGTAGTATAGGTATGGGTAATTCTTTCCTGAACGGTTCTTGATCTTTTTGATTTGGGGTGAACCCTTCCTACCGCATCTTGGACATATATTGTTCCTCGGCGGCGTGATCTCTAGGGCGTAGGATAGGATCTGTTGGGCAGTCGATCTCTTCGAGACCGCATCGAATTCGTCAGGTGTGTAGGTCAGGGCTTGGAGTTCTTCTGGTCCATCCCAAATCCTCTGCACCATACCTTGCCTCTCAGGCACCGGTAATCCTGCAAAACTGTCTGATACAATTATCAGGTCGACGTCGCTGTCTTTTAGCCTGTCCCCTCTGGCTGTTGAGCCGAAGACCAACACATGCTCCACTCCAAACTCTGAGTGGAGCCTAGCTGCGAACCTTTGCAGCCTATCATTCAGAGACTCTGCTCTGACCAACGATCCTCTTCATCTTCATCAAGATTGGTTCGGCTGTTTTAATATATCTCTCGGCGAGACTTCTTGAGTAGACATTCTTTGGTAGGGTGACCGCAACATCAACATATCTTGCGATCTGTGATGTTGGTGTGAGCTCACTTAGGTACCCATCCCTCTACTCAGCTTGATTATACCTGATACCATGGAGTAGAGTTGCTTGAGTCTGCGGTCTGGCCTACAATTCTTCTATGGCATCCATAATTTTGGCGTAGCTTTCTATACTGCATCGCCAACCT is a genomic window of Candidatus Bathyarchaeota archaeon containing:
- a CDS encoding DUF2330 domain-containing protein — encoded protein: MRLAIALIALPIILLNCVSQVYADRGTIPIMNVDVYGPGQKAIIAWNGEVERLILSTDLYASLETKVLELMPLTSKPNVEVVDLKIFEEIQILMMRKMPRTISPEYKGGLEIIFHEKIGPHDITVLKATSTEELSRFITDYTIKMGISHIPPVSEGTYAILKDYLMRGFNYWVLDLVDIPSTKRSIEPIAYEFKSETLYYPMKISATTKGPIRINLYLITPEPLNENNIPAKMQIAKYLPSNQNVQFKLSKEDLATIDLKIQRLFDGEAWFTAVKYEGDTRNIDFDLEISKGPAKCRAISVRTDENEYLLGENVKVKVDFTHLNPGCVEVDVIHLHQIRLEILDPTDEAVSTWQWNTNSDLQNTVTWTTSKAGEYIIKAGSYWDGERLEVENQVHIRVLRSGLYDPNEAGWILSGIVVLVTFIIAIALTSHILIQIRRFQK
- a CDS encoding DUF86 domain-containing protein; amino-acid sequence: MRQAESLNVVDHVALSALRWEVYRCLQDILDAMAMIVADMGLRKPSTYVGLAETMLDGMVIDVSKAEIAKRIVVARNILAHAYRKLSKKDLESVVKDVLPSAKILVETLLSYVESNRLDPPSSITDPASTVFKEHRVKLAYFFGSRSRGVFRLDSDYDYAVLFGRDANMLDEIDLTMDLAEMLRVPVDSVNVVALDFADLSIIYRVLKEGRLLYCEDEGFKRNWERRTLLEILDSGDLRDLLRSR
- a CDS encoding nucleotidyltransferase domain-containing protein, giving the protein MLPRERLRREADKLLNSFLKDIQHLNPRCVIVFGSYVRGDFTESSDIDVCVIAQNLPEDELSRRTLAGLNRTPKIRAIGFYPEEFLRYLENQRFLAYDIVSEGKPVFDDGFYATLKTTYDKCVKEYGLTRDEAGWRVAVNGGPKVE
- a CDS encoding HEPN domain-containing protein; its protein translation is MERSLDLLKDAEDFLGAAEDLYKTGRWAKVCFNCQQSAELALKAALNSLGLERRGHDLSELLSELVKYSEELKRFQDAVKKLDQYYIPTRYANTFFSGSAMEHYTKSQAEEALQYAREIFREAEGIVAEREAAKRGR
- a CDS encoding PIN domain-containing protein is translated as MRSGLLIADLTSEIAKEAVLLKCRHPNIPIGDCILASIAQARKGKILSGDEHFDEIRGISRTWI
- a CDS encoding AbrB/MazE/SpoVT family DNA-binding domain-containing protein; protein product: MIFSSRSAMGFIVKVTRRGRITLPSEYREKLGIKEGDKLLIEEVEWKLLVCRIPDLLDLTGVDSGYGTVEEAKKMIERMRREY
- a CDS encoding nucleotidyltransferase domain-containing protein — translated: MQRFAARLHSEFGVEHVLVFGSTARGDRLKDSDVDLIIVSDSFAGLPVPERQGMVQRIWDGPEELQALTYTPDEFDAVSKRSTAQQILSYALEITPPRNNICPRCGRKGSPQIKKIKNRSGKNYPYLYYAHYKSVRLEWCYIGRKYNSDVKPTRMKGKDVKCRRLLT